The DNA segment GACGGTGCACTACTACGGGTACTGGCCGTTCAGCGTCAACGTCGCCGGCGGCTACCGCTTCGACGCGACAGCGCAACAGGACCTGCTCGACATGTTCGCCCGGATCCATGCGACGTTCGTGGCCCGCGGCATCCCGGTGATCATCGGGGAGTACGGGCTGCTCGGCTTCGACCGCCACACCGGCACCATCGAGCAGGGCGAGAAGCTGAAATTCTTCGAGCTCTTCGGCGCACAGGCCCGGGCGCGAGGGGTCACGACGATGCTGTGGGACAACGGGCAGCACTTCAGGCGTACCGATGGATCTTGGAATGATCTTGAGCTCTTCCACCAGATCCGCTCCAGCTGGAAGACCCGGTCCGGAACCGCCGCGACCGACCTCGTCTTCGTCCGCCGCTCGGCGCCGATCACCGCGCAGACCATCACCCTCAACCCGAACGGCACCGGCTTCACCCAGATCCGCCTCGGCGCGACGACACTGCGCCGCGGCCCCGACTTCCAGATCTCCGGCGATCAACTCACCCTCACTGCCGCCTTGCTGCGGCGATTGACCCAGACCCAGGGGTACGGGGTGACAGCATCGCTCTCGCTGCGCTTCTCCCGGGGCGTGCCGTGGCGTCTCGACGTCGTAGCCTTCGACCGTCCCGCCCTGACCGCGGCGACCGGCTCCACCTCGTCCTTCGCCGTCCCGGCCACTTTCAACGGCGACCGCCTCGCGACGATGACCGCTGCCTACCCGGACGGCTCCAACGCGGGCCCGCACGGCTGGACGCCCTACAAGGAGTTCGACCGTGCCTTCGCCCCGGACTACGAGGCCGGCGCGATCCGCTTGACTCCGGACTTCTTCGCCGAGGTGGCCGAGGGGACGCCGGTGACCCTGACATTCATCTTCTGGAGCGGGGAGACCGTCACCTATGAGCTACTCCGAACCGGCACCTCGGTGACCGGCACACCCCTCGCCTGACCCCGTTGACACGAGCACATCGTGTGCCGCTGTCGCTTCGGCGTCGGCGTCGGCGGCCCACGGTGCGCTGCTGTCGCTTCGGCGTCGGTGGTCCACGGTGCGCTGCTGTTGTGTCGGCGTCGGCGGTCCACGGTGCGCTGCTGTCGTCTCGGCTCGGCGATGCTGTTGTCTCAGCTCGGCGATGCTGCTGCTCCACGCGGTGTGTTGAGTCGCGGTGCGAACAGGGTCCGCGGGCGCACCGCGTCAACGACGTCACGGGGCGACGAACGCACACGATCGGGCCCGCGCTCGTGGGGCGGTGAGCGCACGCGGCCGGGCCGGCGCTCGTGGGGCGGTGGGCGCACATGGTCGGGCGGTTTGCGGGGCGGTGGGCGCACGCGGGAAGGGTGTGCGTGCGCTTGCCGCCGTCCTGCGGGCGGTCGGCGTACGCGGGTCGCTGGTGTGTGCGTTCGTCGTCGTGCGGAGGTTGGTGTGTGCGTTCACCGCCTTCGGCTGACGGGCCGTCGCGCGGGTGGTTGGGCTTGCGCGGTCGGGCGGCTTGCGGGGCGGTGGGCGCACGCGGGAAGGGTGTGTGTGCGCTTGCCGCCGTCCTGCGGGCGGTCGGCGTACGCGGGTCACTGGTGTGTGCGTTCGCCGTCGTGCGGAGGTTGGTGTGTGCGTTCACCGCCTTCGGCTGACGGGCCGTCGCGCGGGTGGTTGGGCTTGCGCGGTCGGGCGGCTTGCGGGGCGATGAACGCACGCGGTCGGGCCGGCGCTCGTGGGGCGGTGAGCGCGCGCGGTCGGGCCGGCGCTCGTGGGGCGGTGAGCGCGCGCGGTCGGGCCGGCGCTCGTGGGGCGGTGAGCGCACGCGGTATGGCCGGCGCTCGTGGGGCGGTGGGCGCACGCGGGAAGGGTGTGCGTGCGCTTGCCGCCGTCCTGCGGGCGGTCGGCGTACGCGGGTCGCTGGTGTGTGCGTTCGTCGTCGTGCGGAGGCTGGTGTGTGCGTTTATCGCCGTTAAATCGCAGGTGTGTGCGTTCGTTGGCTTTGGCTGAGGGGCGGTGCGCGGGTGGGTGCGGTTGCGTGTTCGGGGCTAGTCGAAGTGGAGGGATGCTGCTGTCAGGCGGGGGTGGCTGAACTGGATGAAGATGTCGTGGCGGCCGGGGTAGGGCGGGATTTCGGCTGCTAACTCGGTCATGGGGTCCAGGCCCGCCGTCGGGGGGACCGGCAAGGTGGCCAGGATCGGGCCGGAGAAGAGGTCGTCCAGGCGGATCGTGATGGTTGCCTCGGGAGCCTCGGGAGCCTCGGGAGCCTCGGGAGCCTCGGGAGCCTTGGGAACCTCGGGAACCTCGGCTGCTGAGATCAGGGCTCGGATCCTGGTCGGCGGGCGGGTCAGGTCCACGTCGTTGAAGACCGCCCAGGCTTGGGGGGTGGTGCTTCGCAGGGCTTCGCCGGGAGTGTTCGGCAGCGGGACCGGGTGGAGGCCGTCGTAGCCGTCGTTGTCGATCAGGGCCAGGCCGGCTCGGGGATTACGCGGGGGGATCCGTTCGGCCTGGACTCGCAGGGTTGTGGTTCGGCGCCAGTCGGTGCTGGAACGGGCCACGG comes from the Actinoplanes sp. OR16 genome and includes:
- a CDS encoding cellulase family glycosylhydrolase, with the protein product MSRLPGLALAVALIAGSPAIPTGPAAAGEQGPRHVEKGSVQAVAAMQPGWNLGNTFDATGDDETSWGNPRVTPELLGDIRAQGFKSIRIPVTWGRHQGPAPDYTIDPAYLARVKEVVDQALDADLYVMVDIHHDSWQWVNGTGDDVLPRFSAIWTQVAAAFRDTSPRLVLESINEPQFTGGDPAARLAELNTAFHRIVRGSGGGNATRLLVLPTLHTSADQVHLDALGSSFAALNDPNLIATVHYYGYWPFSVNVAGGYRFDATAQQDLLDMFARIHATFVARGIPVIIGEYGLLGFDRHTGTIEQGEKLKFFELFGAQARARGVTTMLWDNGQHFRRTDGSWNDLELFHQIRSSWKTRSGTAATDLVFVRRSAPITAQTITLNPNGTGFTQIRLGATTLRRGPDFQISGDQLTLTAALLRRLTQTQGYGVTASLSLRFSRGVPWRLDVVAFDRPALTAATGSTSSFAVPATFNGDRLATMTAAYPDGSNAGPHGWTPYKEFDRAFAPDYEAGAIRLTPDFFAEVAEGTPVTLTFIFWSGETVTYELLRTGTSVTGTPLA